The Lewinella sp. 4G2 nucleotide sequence CGCTACGCCATGCTCAAGTTGGTACCAAGGGTGAATTTCATCTAAAGACACATTTTGCTCGGATAGTGAAAAGTTTTCAAGCTGTTTCGTGTAACTTCCCAGTAGGGAATCTCCTTCAAGAAGTGAAATAGTCACCGTCTCGTCACCATAATTACCGTTTGCAAAGCAACTGTTCTGTTGAGTGCTGTTAGTTGATTGCATTGGTACGAAGCCAGTCAGGTCAAATACTGCATCCTTTGCTTCTTGTGCCAAGTTGAACGTATACGAGTCTGAGAACGAACGTTGATCACACCAGTTAAGGAACACATCGTTTTCGTAGCTTTTGATAAATGTTCTGTCAGCCATATTGAGCACACCGTGATCTTTAACCTGATTGCCTTCCATTTCGTAAGCAGTACTCCCTCCGGTAGGGTAAATAACCTTAGTTAAAGTTCCCAGCAACATCGATGCTTCATCCGCTTCACGCTTTGCGGATCCGGCATTATACTCTTGCAAGTATCCACTTACGAACATGATTACCGTAGTTGGGGGAATGTTAATGCCAATCCCACCGGAGGTGTTGTTGCCATTTTCCCCATTGTAAAAACCCCAGTGATCGATGGCCTTCGACAGCCGGTGTGGGAAGTCGACAATACCATTTTCGTCTTCCCCGTAGTACTGAAAATCATACTGGGGCTTCTGGACGGAGCCTGTACAGCTCATCTCCTGAACAGCATCCAGCGATAGCCGGTAATCGTAGGGCATGGCAGCTGAGCTCACGCTCTCGTCGTGAAAATACTTATACTGGAAGTCGAATTGAGTGCAACGGTACGTACCGTGGTTTATTTCGATCCGATCAAGTGCTCGTGCTCCGTCCAGGTCAGTCCGATCACTCGCGGATGGTATAAAGTCCATACTACCCGTACCGTAATCCACGCTCACCAACCGGTAGCCAGCCACAAATTGATGGACGTAGGGAAAATGAGCCCTTTCGACGCCGTTTTGCCCCGGGTGGCTGGTGTAAACGCCAACTTCAGAACTAAAAATGTGGTGCCCGGAGGCGGGCGTCCGATAGTTGTATGATTCAGCTTCGTAGCCAAAGTCGATACTATAAAGTCCATCGGGGCTGGTGATTTGTACAAGCATCCAGTTAGTCCGGTAAGGACTGACGGCAGTTCCAGCCTGCATGGTCTCACAAACTGACGTTCCCGTACCAGAGGCAGCCCTACCAAAGTAATATTTGACCCCATTGGGCAGGGTAAGTGTGAACTGTTCGAACTGACCGTTTACCAGATCATACTCAATTTTGAGATCTAACTCTCTATCTAGCAAAATAGGTGCATCACTTCCGTTGAGGATAAACTGTCCGGAAATAGAGCCAGTATTAAAAGTGAAGATGTCAGGCTCGGAGTCTGCTAAGCCGTCCTTAATTTCGGTAATAAAATTTGCATACTCAACCGTATGCGGGTCTAGCATTGTTTTATACGCTTCGTAGTAATAGCCTCCCGCTCCCTCATCACGTAACCCTTGTACCGTCCGGGTTATCATTCCTGCACCTTGCAATGACCAGCCCAACCCCACCCAGCTTGCTGGTTGACTTACACGAATACCTGCTGCATGATAGCTTAAGCCAAAGGAATGTTGCAACGGCCCATCCTTTACTGTGTGAATTGGCACGGCAATTTGTGGCAGTCCGCTAGCTAGTGTAATTGGTTGCGTGGTGTACTGGCCTAATGATGCTGCATTGGGCGGGGGCATCACTACGTCGTTCACCAATGAATTATTATACGCATCACGAAGAGGTTTGGGACAAATGCACGGAAGTGCCTCCCACTGTCCTGAAGTTTAAAGTCAGTAGGCTACGTAATTCTTCCTTATACAATTTTATCCCACCCAGAAATGAAACGATGGCCGCTTCAAATTCACTAGACTTCTCGTAATAAGTTGAGTTCAATACCTTAACTCGCATAAAGTGCCATAGGCGCTCGATTAAGTTTAGGTTAGGTGAGTAGGTTGGTAGATAAACGAACTCGATCCGTTGGCCATCCGCCCACTCCGTTAGCATCTTGTTGCGATTGTAGCGAGCGTTGTCACAAATGAAGTAAATCTTTTTGCCCGGATGTTTGCGTAGTAACTGGCGGCATAAACGCTGAGTAGACTGAGCATTGATGGTGTCAGCAATCTCGTATACTAAATGTTCCGGCTTGAGCGCATTGACGGCCGCATTAATATTCACTCGCTGTCGACCATTGTTGCAATCCACTTCGAAATCTTCCCCCTTGCGTATCCAGCCGCGACTCGTCTTTGTATTGTGAGTAGGATGACAGCCATCAGCATAGTAAACAACTGCATCGCCGGTGGCTACCTCTTCTAAAAGCGCGGGTAGTTCTTCCTCAACGAAGGCACGCTGTGCTTCTTCGTCAGCCTTAGCCGGCACGGACTTGCTCTTCTTAAACACGAAACCAAGCCGGTGCAACAAATCGGTCATACCGCCAACGCTGTAGTCTACCCCAAAGCGCTCGAGGACGTAGGCAGCAATGGATTTTGCATCAGGGTATAGGTAGTCATCCAGATGCTTAGCTAAGGCTTCTTCTTGCTTGTCAGTTAACCGACCGGTGTAAGCTACATAGCTATCGTCCAGAAAGTCGGACAGACCGGCTTTGTAATAGGCGCGCTGGTAACGATAGATCGTATTGTCGTCAATACCCAATGCCGCCTCGATTGTCTTGACCGAATGGCCTTGGTGCAGCATGATGAGTACCGTTACTTTGCGGTAACGCCGCTTTGAAAGCCCAGCTGTGTTTTGTTCCAGCTGAAGTGCTTCGAGTTCATCCTTGGTTAGTATTAGCGACATAGCCCTTTAAAAACATCCTGTGTCCCAAACCAGTTCAAGAGTGGTATAGGTTGGCCCCAAAGAAAAACATTGGATAGTACGCAAATTATGAATATAGGGTAATAGGTCTTTCTGAGGAGCATACATCAAATATCTCCCGCGGCAGTATCATTCTATGAGACCAGACAGTAAATAGTAGTTAATAGCCCTTTCGTGTGGGTAAATTATCGTTCCACATATCGTGTGCATGAATGTAACCAATGACAATATCGAATAGAAAAAAAATGGGAACTTTCGATTACAATAGCTACCGTTCCATCCCTCCGTGGCGAACCCTGGAGAAATCATTGCCGGGCATTTCCCAACGAAGCCAATCAAAAGGTTCCATCCCCCCAAGCAACCATTTCCCCCTAACGCCGCTTCCCCCCACGTCCCTTCCTAGGTCCTTTGTTCGCACCTGCGGCAGCGCCTGATTTGGAAGACTTTCGGGTTTTAGAACGGGATGGGCGGGTGCTACCGCTACTGTTAGAACGAGGAGTTCGCTTAGCCTTTTGCTCATCTTCCCCAGAAGTGCCGTGAATTTCAAGCACGTCCACCAGGGCCATATCGATGCGGCGGCGGTCGAGGTCTACGTCTTCGATGCGGACGCGGAGGGCGTCGCCCATCTTCAGGCGCTTGCCGGATTTTTTGCCGGTGATGTAGAGTTTGCCGGGGCCGATGTCGTAGGGCTCGTCCATATCGTCGTAGCTGATCATGCCTTCTACGAAGTTGGCGCTGAGTTCCACGAAGACGCCGAAGTCGGCCAGGCCATTGATGATGCCGTCGAATTCCTCGCCGATGTTATCGAGCATGAACTCGGTCTGCTTGTACTTGATGGATTCCCGTTCGGCGGTGGTCGCCTTGCGCTCCTGGGCGGAGATGTGCTTGCAAGTTTCCTCGAGTTTCATGGCGTTGGCCTTGTAGAGGCTGCCCTTTTCGAGGTTCTTATCCAGGATCCGGTGCACCAGCACGTCGGCGTAGCGGCGGATGGGGCTCGTGAAGTGGCTGTAATTATCGAAGCCCAGCCCGTAGTGGCCGATGTTTTCCGTAGTATAAATGGCCTTGGCCATCGTACGGATCGCAATGGGCGAAAGCATCTTCACCATGGGGTCTTCGGCGGCTTTGGAGAGCAGGGCGGTGTAGGACTTGGCGATACTTTGCGGCGTGCGCAGGTCCATCTCGTAGCCGAGGGATTCGGCGAAGCGGGCCAGTTCGGTCACCTTGTCGATGTCGGGCTCGTCGTGGACGCGGTAGACGAAGGGGATGTTCTCCTTCAGCCGTTCCTCCTTCTTGATGATGTAGGTGGCGACCTCCTTGTTGGCGAGCAACATGAAGTCCTCGATCAACATATTGGTGTCGATACGCTCCTTGATGTAAACTTCCAGCGGGGTGCCGTCATCCGCCAGGCGGAAGCGGACCTCGTTGGTCGCGAAATCGATGGCGCCTTCCTTGAAGCGCTTCTTGCGGAGCACCTTGGAGATCTTGTCGAGCAGGTGGAGCTCCTCGACAAAGTCGCCTTTATCCGTATCCAGCACTTCCTGGGCCTCCTCGTAGGTGAAGCGGCGGTCGGAGTGGGTGACGGTGCGGCCAAACCAGCGTTTGCGGATCTGGTAGGTCTTGGGGTCCAGCGTGAAAACGGCCGAGAAGGTCAGTTTGTCCTCGTGGGGGCGGAGGGAACAGAGTTCGTTGGAGATGCGCTCGGGGAGCATCGGGCAAACCCGATCGACGAGGTAAACGCTCGTCGTGCGTTCGGCGGCCTCCCGGTCGAGGGCACTGCCGGGCCGGACGTAGTGGCTCACGTCCGCAATGTGGACACCGACCTCGATCTGGCCATTCTCCAGGTGTTGGATGGAAAGCGCGTCATCGAAGTCCTTGGCGGTCAGGGGGTCAATCGTGAAGGTGGTCACCTCCCGCATGTCGCGGCGGATGTTGATCTCCTGGGGGCTGATCTTGGCGGGTAGTGCCTCGCTCTCGGCGATGACGTCATCCGGGAAGGTGATCTGGAAGCCATTGTTGATGAGGATGGACTGCATCTCGATCTCGCTGCTGCCTTCCTCGCCGAGGACGGCCGTGAGCGTTCCCGACAACTGGCCGAAGCGGTTGGCTTCCCAGTTATCGATGCGGACGACGACTTTCTCGTTCGTCTCCGCCCCGAGGTTCTCGGCGCGGTGGACGGCGACGAGCAGCTTGGTCGTGCTGCCGGGCTGGTCGACCTCGACTTCGGCGTACTTAGGGTACTCTTTGTAGGTACCGACGAAGTGAGTGACGCTGCGTTCGAGGACTTCCGTCACTTCTCCCTCCGGCTTGCGGCGGCGGGTGAGCGTCCAGTAGCGGACCTTCACCTTATCACCATCCTGGGCGTTGCCGAGGCGGCGGCCGGGGACGAAGATGTCCTGGTCGTCACCGTCCACGACGATGTAAGCATCGCCGGAGCGGGTTTTGTCGACGCGGCCTTCGATGTAGTCCGAGCTGGTTTGTTGCTGGTAATTGCGGGCGATCTGGTACTTGTAGTCGCCGTTGCTGCGTACAGTCTTTTGCTGTTCGAGTTTCTCCAGTGCGGAGAGGACGGAATCCTGAGAGTTTTTGATCTTCAGTTTCCGGATGAGTTGTTTGGGATTGTACTGCTTGCGGTCGTTCAGTTTCAGTTCCTTGAGGATTGCGCGTTCCAAATCACGCGCCTTGAGCTTTGCGCCCTTCGTTTTCTTATTAGCCATTAGGTTGTTATGCTGGGTGTAACCGCGAAAGTGGACGGTAATTCTGTATTCGTCGTCCTAACGTATGCGGGCCGCGGAAGTGCGGACTTTGTCTGGGTTTCAAGTAATTCTACCGTGCAAACCGATTGAATGGGTGGAAAGTTGCGCGGGAGATCACTATGCCCCCTACCCTACTTACGCCAGTCCCACCCGACGACGACCCATTCCTGCCCGGTGGGCGCCGTGGCCGTCCGCAGTTCTTGAAAACGCATTCGTTGGTGGACGCGGCGGGAACGGGTGTTATGCTCGTCGATGGAGGTGATGAGGTAGGGGTAGTGCAAACTGTAGCAGGTGCGCAGGTACTTATACATCCGGTCCACCAGTTTGCGGCCGCGGTATTCCTTATCCACGCAGACCTGCCCCATCCCGAGGTAGTTGACGTTCCCGAGTATTTCTCCGTTGAGTTCGGCACCATCCTGTATTTCCCAAACGGCGGTGAGGGTAGGCACCTTATCGGCGAAGTCGCGCGTCATGGCCAGGGCGTAGCCAACCACGCGGGTACCGTCCTTTGCGATGACGGCGGCCGTAGCGCTGTTCATTTCTTCCAGGACGTCATAGTCGTGCACGGCGGTGACGAAACCCTGATCGGTGGCCTCCTCCTCACTGAGGGCCGCCTTCAGGTTGGCCCGTTGCAGGTCAATGATCTGCTTGAGTTCCGTCTTTTTACGGGCCAGGGTGATGCGAACGTCTTGCTTGAACATGGGATGAGGGGGTAAAAATTAAAAAGTTGGCCGCGAACAAGGTTCTTCCGTAATCCGCTTGTTATAATGGGCCGGCGGAGCAATTCCGTTGCCCGTTATT carries:
- the rnr gene encoding ribonuclease R produces the protein MANKKTKGAKLKARDLERAILKELKLNDRKQYNPKQLIRKLKIKNSQDSVLSALEKLEQQKTVRSNGDYKYQIARNYQQQTSSDYIEGRVDKTRSGDAYIVVDGDDQDIFVPGRRLGNAQDGDKVKVRYWTLTRRRKPEGEVTEVLERSVTHFVGTYKEYPKYAEVEVDQPGSTTKLLVAVHRAENLGAETNEKVVVRIDNWEANRFGQLSGTLTAVLGEEGSSEIEMQSILINNGFQITFPDDVIAESEALPAKISPQEINIRRDMREVTTFTIDPLTAKDFDDALSIQHLENGQIEVGVHIADVSHYVRPGSALDREAAERTTSVYLVDRVCPMLPERISNELCSLRPHEDKLTFSAVFTLDPKTYQIRKRWFGRTVTHSDRRFTYEEAQEVLDTDKGDFVEELHLLDKISKVLRKKRFKEGAIDFATNEVRFRLADDGTPLEVYIKERIDTNMLIEDFMLLANKEVATYIIKKEERLKENIPFVYRVHDEPDIDKVTELARFAESLGYEMDLRTPQSIAKSYTALLSKAAEDPMVKMLSPIAIRTMAKAIYTTENIGHYGLGFDNYSHFTSPIRRYADVLVHRILDKNLEKGSLYKANAMKLEETCKHISAQERKATTAERESIKYKQTEFMLDNIGEEFDGIINGLADFGVFVELSANFVEGMISYDDMDEPYDIGPGKLYITGKKSGKRLKMGDALRVRIEDVDLDRRRIDMALVDVLEIHGTSGEDEQKAKRTPRSNSSGSTRPSRSKTRKSSKSGAAAGANKGPRKGRGGKRR
- a CDS encoding GNAT family N-acetyltransferase, whose product is MFKQDVRITLARKKTELKQIIDLQRANLKAALSEEEATDQGFVTAVHDYDVLEEMNSATAAVIAKDGTRVVGYALAMTRDFADKVPTLTAVWEIQDGAELNGEILGNVNYLGMGQVCVDKEYRGRKLVDRMYKYLRTCYSLHYPYLITSIDEHNTRSRRVHQRMRFQELRTATAPTGQEWVVVGWDWRK
- a CDS encoding IS630 family transposase — translated: MSLILTKDELEALQLEQNTAGLSKRRYRKVTVLIMLHQGHSVKTIEAALGIDDNTIYRYQRAYYKAGLSDFLDDSYVAYTGRLTDKQEEALAKHLDDYLYPDAKSIAAYVLERFGVDYSVGGMTDLLHRLGFVFKKSKSVPAKADEEAQRAFVEEELPALLEEVATGDAVVYYADGCHPTHNTKTSRGWIRKGEDFEVDCNNGRQRVNINAAVNALKPEHLVYEIADTINAQSTQRLCRQLLRKHPGKKIYFICDNARYNRNKMLTEWADGQRIEFVYLPTYSPNLNLIERLWHFMRVKVLNSTYYEKSSEFEAAIVSFLGGIKLYKEELRSLLTLNFRTVGGTSVHLSQTSS